One Gloeobacter morelensis MG652769 DNA window includes the following coding sequences:
- a CDS encoding ATP-dependent Clp protease proteolytic subunit, with protein sequence MPIGIPKVPYRLPGGQSQWIDIFNRLALDRIIFLGREVDDEIANAIIASMLYLDSEDPEKDIFLYINSPGGSVSAGLAIYDTMQHVRADVATMCVGLAASMGSFLLTAGAKGKRTSLPHSRIMIHQPLGGAQGQATDIGIQAKEILYTKDRLNQILSERTGQPLERIERDTDRDFFMSAEDAKQYGLIDQVVQHRPV encoded by the coding sequence ATGCCCATCGGTATTCCCAAAGTTCCCTACCGCCTGCCGGGTGGCCAGAGCCAGTGGATCGACATCTTTAACCGCCTGGCCCTCGATCGGATCATCTTTTTGGGCCGCGAGGTCGACGATGAAATCGCCAACGCGATCATCGCCTCGATGCTCTACCTCGACTCCGAAGACCCCGAAAAGGACATCTTCCTCTACATCAACAGCCCCGGCGGTTCGGTGTCGGCGGGTCTTGCCATCTATGACACCATGCAGCACGTGCGCGCCGACGTGGCCACCATGTGCGTGGGTCTTGCGGCGAGCATGGGTTCGTTTTTGCTCACCGCAGGCGCCAAGGGCAAGCGCACCAGCCTGCCCCACTCGCGCATCATGATCCACCAGCCCCTGGGCGGCGCCCAGGGCCAGGCCACCGACATCGGCATCCAGGCCAAAGAGATCCTGTATACCAAAGATCGCCTCAACCAGATCCTCTCCGAACGGACCGGCCAGCCCCTCGAGCGCATCGAGCGCGACACCGATCGCGACTTTTTCATGTCCGCCGAGGATGCCAAGCAGTACGGCTTGATCGACCAGGTCGTCCAGCACCGCCCGGTCTGA